Proteins encoded within one genomic window of Amycolatopsis nigrescens CSC17Ta-90:
- a CDS encoding NAD-dependent protein deacetylase — MRTRPTLTWTVTGESTGESPPRTTSLDEVVRVVAGRRVVVLSGAGLSTESGIPDYRGAEGSLRRHTPMTYDEFVGSEAGRRRYWARSHLGWRTIARASPNDGHLAVAALRAEGYLSGVITQNVDGLHQAAGTPGVVELHGSLDRVICLGCRRTSAREDLDRRLRAANPEFGGTATRINPDGDVELADEVVRGFRLVACGGCGSGVLKPDVVFFGENVPRSRVERCYRLVDEAAALLVLGSSLTVMSGLRFVRYAAKAGKPVLIVNHGETRGDQYAAVRVDLPLGRALTDLTDLIARLGDTPVE, encoded by the coding sequence GTGCGGACACGACCGACACTCACCTGGACGGTCACGGGCGAATCCACGGGCGAATCACCGCCGCGGACCACCAGCCTGGACGAGGTCGTCCGGGTCGTCGCCGGGCGCCGGGTGGTGGTGCTGAGCGGGGCCGGGCTGTCCACCGAGTCCGGCATACCCGACTACCGCGGTGCGGAGGGCAGCCTTCGCCGGCATACCCCGATGACCTACGACGAGTTCGTCGGCAGCGAAGCGGGCCGTCGCCGGTACTGGGCCCGCAGCCACCTCGGCTGGCGGACGATCGCCCGCGCGAGCCCGAACGACGGGCATCTCGCGGTGGCCGCGCTGCGTGCCGAGGGCTACCTCTCCGGCGTGATCACCCAGAACGTCGACGGGCTGCACCAGGCGGCCGGTACGCCAGGCGTGGTCGAGCTGCACGGCAGCCTGGACCGGGTGATCTGCCTCGGCTGCCGACGCACGAGTGCGCGGGAGGACCTGGACCGGCGGCTGCGGGCGGCGAACCCGGAATTCGGGGGCACGGCCACCCGGATCAACCCGGACGGTGACGTCGAGCTCGCCGACGAGGTGGTGCGCGGGTTCCGGCTGGTCGCCTGCGGCGGCTGCGGGTCCGGGGTGCTCAAACCGGACGTCGTGTTCTTCGGTGAGAACGTGCCCCGATCGCGGGTGGAACGGTGCTACCGCCTCGTGGATGAAGCCGCCGCGCTGCTGGTCCTCGGCTCCTCGCTGACCGTCATGTCGGGCCTCCGGTTCGTCCGGTACGCGGCCAAGGCGGGCAAGCCGGTGCTCATCGTCAACCACGGCGAGACCCGCGGCGACCAGTACGCGGCCGTCCGGGTCGACCTTCCGCTCGGCCGGGCGCTCACCGATCTCACCGACCTCATTGCCCGGCTTGGAGACACCCCGGTTGAGTGA
- the argC gene encoding N-acetyl-gamma-glutamyl-phosphate reductase, producing MTVKVAVAGASGYAGGELLRLLLTHPEVEIGVLTAASSAGSELGGHQPHLAPLADRVLAETTAETLAGHDVVFLALPHGHSAELAAKLGQDVLVVDLGADHRLTAAADWQRWYGGEHAGAWPYGLPELPGARSLLAGAKRIAVPGCFPTGGTLAMAPALAEGLVEPDVTFVSVTGTSGAGKSLKPHLLGSEVMGSASVYGVAGAHRHTPEFAQNLGAVAGRPVTVSFTPVLAPMPRGILTTASAPLVSGVDSAAARAVYQKAYATEPFVQLLPADRWPSTAATVGSNNVQLQVAVDADAGRLVVVAAIDNLTKGTAGGAVQSMNLALGLAETTGLSTVGVAP from the coding sequence ATGACGGTCAAGGTCGCGGTGGCAGGGGCGAGCGGATACGCGGGCGGAGAACTCCTTCGCCTGCTGCTGACGCACCCCGAGGTCGAGATCGGCGTGCTGACCGCCGCCAGCAGCGCGGGCAGCGAGCTGGGCGGGCACCAGCCGCACCTGGCGCCACTGGCGGACCGGGTGCTGGCTGAAACCACCGCTGAAACCCTCGCCGGGCACGACGTGGTCTTCCTGGCGCTGCCGCACGGGCATTCCGCCGAGCTCGCCGCGAAGCTCGGCCAGGACGTGCTGGTCGTTGACCTCGGCGCGGACCACCGGCTGACCGCGGCCGCCGACTGGCAGCGCTGGTACGGCGGCGAGCACGCCGGCGCCTGGCCGTACGGCCTGCCGGAGCTGCCGGGGGCCAGGTCGCTGCTGGCCGGGGCCAAGCGGATCGCGGTGCCGGGCTGCTTCCCGACCGGCGGCACCCTGGCGATGGCGCCGGCCCTGGCCGAAGGGCTGGTGGAACCCGACGTCACCTTCGTGTCGGTCACCGGCACCTCGGGCGCGGGCAAGAGCCTCAAACCGCACCTGCTCGGCTCCGAGGTGATGGGCTCGGCCAGTGTCTACGGGGTCGCCGGCGCGCACCGGCACACACCGGAGTTCGCGCAGAACCTCGGCGCGGTGGCCGGCAGGCCGGTCACCGTCTCGTTCACCCCGGTGCTGGCCCCGATGCCACGCGGCATCCTGACCACCGCCAGCGCACCGCTGGTGTCCGGAGTGGACAGTGCGGCGGCCAGGGCGGTCTACCAGAAGGCTTACGCCACCGAGCCTTTTGTGCAGCTGCTGCCCGCCGACCGCTGGCCGTCCACCGCGGCGACGGTCGGCTCGAACAACGTCCAGCTCCAGGTGGCGGTCGACGCCGACGCGGGCAGGCTGGTCGTGGTAGCCGCGATCGACAACCTGACCAAGGGCACTGCCGGCGGTGCCGTGCAGTCGATGAACCTCGCGCTCGGGCTCGCCGAGACCACCGGACTTTCCACGGTAGGAGTCGCACCATGA
- the argJ gene encoding bifunctional glutamate N-acetyltransferase/amino-acid acetyltransferase ArgJ has translation MTITAPQGFRAAGVTAGLKPSGKPDVALVVNDGPADVAAAVFTANRCKANPVLWSERVLDGNRARAVVLNSGGANCYTGPQGFQNTHATAEQVAGHLGIGAIEVVVCSTGLIGEQLAADKLAAGVDQAAERLSADGGPAAAEAIMTTDTRSKEVVHHGDGWRIGGMAKGAGMLAPALATMLVVLTTDAVVSAETADRALREATGLTFDRLDSDGCMSTNDTVVLLCNGASGVEPGPVEFGEALRDVCHDLAQQLLGDAEGADHDIAIEVVNAASEADAVEVGRAIARSNLFKCAVFGKDPNWGRILASVGTTGAVFEPSRLDVAFNGVWVCRGGEPGESREKVDLTGRAVDVRVDLKAGVAAATIWTNDLTHAYVHENSAYST, from the coding sequence ATGACGATCACTGCGCCACAGGGTTTCCGGGCCGCCGGGGTCACCGCGGGGCTCAAGCCCAGTGGCAAACCGGATGTCGCGCTCGTGGTCAACGACGGCCCTGCCGACGTCGCGGCCGCGGTGTTCACCGCCAACCGCTGCAAGGCCAACCCCGTGCTGTGGAGCGAACGCGTGCTCGACGGCAACCGGGCCCGCGCGGTGGTGCTCAACTCCGGGGGCGCGAACTGCTACACCGGCCCGCAGGGCTTCCAGAACACGCACGCCACCGCCGAGCAGGTCGCCGGGCACCTCGGCATCGGCGCCATCGAGGTCGTGGTGTGCTCCACCGGCCTGATCGGTGAGCAGCTCGCCGCGGACAAGCTCGCCGCCGGGGTGGACCAGGCCGCCGAGCGGCTGTCCGCGGACGGCGGCCCTGCCGCCGCCGAAGCGATCATGACCACCGACACGCGCAGCAAGGAGGTCGTGCACCACGGCGACGGCTGGCGCATCGGCGGTATGGCCAAGGGCGCCGGCATGCTGGCCCCGGCACTGGCCACGATGCTGGTGGTGCTGACCACCGACGCGGTGGTCAGCGCGGAGACCGCGGACCGGGCGCTGCGGGAGGCCACCGGGCTGACCTTCGACCGGCTCGACTCCGACGGCTGCATGTCCACCAACGACACCGTGGTGCTGCTCTGCAACGGCGCCTCCGGGGTGGAGCCGGGCCCGGTCGAGTTCGGCGAGGCGCTGCGGGACGTCTGCCACGACCTGGCACAGCAACTGCTCGGGGACGCCGAGGGCGCCGATCACGACATCGCGATCGAGGTGGTCAACGCCGCCTCCGAGGCGGACGCGGTGGAGGTCGGCAGGGCGATCGCCAGGAGCAACCTGTTCAAGTGCGCGGTCTTCGGCAAGGACCCGAACTGGGGCCGCATCCTGGCGTCGGTGGGCACCACCGGCGCGGTGTTCGAGCCGTCCAGGCTGGACGTCGCCTTCAACGGGGTCTGGGTCTGCCGCGGCGGCGAGCCGGGGGAGTCCCGCGAAAAGGTGGACCTGACCGGACGCGCGGTGGACGTCCGGGTCGATCTCAAGGCCGGGGTCGCGGCCGCGACCATCTGGACCAACGATCTCACGCACGCCTACGTGCACGAGAATTCGGCCTACTCGACATGA